One segment of Anastrepha obliqua isolate idAnaObli1 chromosome 3, idAnaObli1_1.0, whole genome shotgun sequence DNA contains the following:
- the LOC129241651 gene encoding U3 small nucleolar RNA-associated protein 14 homolog B, giving the protein MSDEEQFNPKVHKKLLQGISNLGKVQHVRKATRNEPIRQQDEFQLVKPVDESNVRHPVGLLDIVQVLKTTKRHIDAGKQFKVAQSSKKVLEKPLEKPQAERLKRGIGYDKAKKDLERWDAVVAQNRNAETQVFPLRSETIYIDTSIHRGPLKRSIKSELALELEAEHARLKAAKRALAGDTENEDELAKREEELLKKKLTRDELIARRKELAYLKVRESQKSLKARKQNKIKSKKYHKLMKKQKMHEQIKQFEILQKTNPEAALEKLHELEKSRVLERASLRHKNTGTWAKNLQIRAKYDKDVRKDLAEQLQISRQLTEKKNNSDDENEDDNRAEFSQMEIEKNVNDVDPFNPWTRVGSVQKADETTEPEGENWRKYWLERNGNEKMLDEYKKMLAEDVSERSDVEEQSTEDGTAKTESTENKITNVAGIKPGKKSIKRKNKTNVKGKNAKKSKKISDGVKQEIAEGETRDFLVEDISNTSATNVPDQSSSINIDSIFDKQEDKINKRLNKKMKILAKKAKLLEKSLSKEKNNNNKNNRKNKDELNNLKELSFKTKAKTPVIDEELNNEDINESKTAIDLNEIVGETDTDQTKQTAKVNELLPIPSSNDKNLPATIDPNKLADVKIKQHVKNFIGLNDTLHTADDVEMSSEDEDNSLLLDQQMTISQAFEDDDIIADFTRDKAKETEIKDAEIDLFMPGWGSWAGAGISAEQERANKNKRLVLKLAKKEKRRDDNKGSLYINETASKQLRSHLVSDVPFPFTSVAEYESSIRTTIGRNCVPETAFRMLTRPAVITHKGQIIEPMNKTELTKQPRRLRHIVDKRIARMEEEETAPKTVKTKRIN; this is encoded by the exons ATGAGCGACGAAGAGCAGTTCAATCCAAAAGTGCACAAGAAACTTTTACAAGGCATAAGCAATCTCGGCAAAGTCCAACATGTAAGGAAGGCCACCCGTAACGAACCTATACGGCAGCAGGATGAGTTTCAGTTGGTTAAACCGGTGGATGAGTCCAATGTACGTCATCCTGTTGGCTTACTTGACATTGTCCAGGTGTTAAAAACAACCAAACGTCATATAGAtgctggaaaacaatttaaggtTGCGCAGTCTTCGAAAAAAGTGCTTGAAAAGCCACTGGAAAAGCCACAAGCGGAACGTCTTAAGCGAGGAATCGGCTATGACAAGGCAAAGAAAGACTTGGAGCGCTGGGACGCAGTTGTGGCGCAAAATCGTAATGCAGAGACACAA GTGTTTCCTTTACGTTCAGAAActatatacatagatacatcTATACATCGTGGACCATTGAAACGGTCGATTAAATCTGAATTGGCGCTCGAGTTGGAAGCAGAACATGCGCGATTAAAAGCCGCAAAGCGTGCATTGGCAGGTGATACAGAGAATGAAGACGAGCTTGCGAAACGTGAAGAAGAGTTGTTGAAGAAAAAACTAACTCGCGATGAGCTTATTGCGCGCCGTAAAGAGTTGGCATATCTGAAAGTGAGGGAGTCGCAAAAGTCGCTGAAAGCACGCAaacagaataaaattaaatcaaaaaagtatcataaattaatgaaaaaacaaaaaatgcacgaGCAAATCAAACAGTTTGAgattttgcaaaaaactaaTCCAGAAGCTGCTTTGGAAAAGTTACATGAATTAGAAAAGAGCCGAGTGTTGGAAAGAGCTAGTTTACGTCATAAGAATACCGGAACTTGGGCAAAAAATTTACAGATACGTGCCAAATACGATAAGGACGTACGAAAGGATTTAGCTGAACAGTTACAGATCAGTCGACAGTtaactgaaaagaaaaataatagcgACGATGAAAATGAAGATGACAATAGAGCAGAATTCTCACAAATGGAAATAGAAAAGAATGTGAATGACGTTGATCCATTTAATCCCTGGACACGTGTAGGAAGCGTTCAGAAGGCAGATGAAACTACCGAACCCGAAGGAGAAAATTGGAGGAAATACTGGTTAGAacgaaatggaaatgaaaaaatgctAGATGAGTACAAAAAGATGTTAGCTGAAGATGTAAGCGAACGTTCTGATGTTGAAGAACAAAGCACTGAAGATGGGACGGCAAAAACTGAAAGTACCGAAAACAAAATTACCAATGTTGCTGGAATCAAACCGGGCAAAAAGAGCATTAAGcgaaagaataaaactaatgtaaaaggaaaaaacgccaaaaagagcaaaaaaatatctgatggAGTTAAACAGGAGATTGCTGAAGGAGAGACAAGAGATTTTTTAGTTGAAGATATTTCGAATACCAGTGCAACTAATGTGCCCGATCAAAGTAGTAGTATTAATATCGACAGCATTTTTGATAAGCAAGaagacaaaattaacaaaaggttgaataaaaaaatgaaaatattagcaaaaaaagcaaaacttcTTGAAAAGTCCCTATCAAAAGAgaagaataacaacaacaagaataatCGAAAGAATAAGGATGAACTGAATAATTTGAAGGAACTAtcttttaaaacaaaagcaaagacGCCAGTGATTGACGAAGAACTTAATAACGAAGACataaatgaaagtaaaactGCTATTGATTTGAACGAAATAGTAGGTGAAACTGACACGgatcaaacaaaacaaactgCAAAAGTAAATGAACTACTGCCCATACCTTCTTCAAATGACAAGAATCTTCCGGCCACAATTGATCCAAATAAATTGGCGGATGTAAAAATTAAGCAGCATGTAAAGAATTTTATTGGTTTGAATGATACATTACATACTGCAGACGATGTTGAAATGAGTAGTGAAGACGAGGACAATAGTTTGCTTTTGGATCAGCAGATGACAATCAGTCAGGCATTTGAAGATGATGATATTATCGCAGATTTTACGCGAGATAAAGCTAAGGAAACTGAGATCAAAGACGCTGAAATTGATTTATTCATGCCTGGTTGGGGTTCTTGGGCAGGCGCTGGTATTTCCGCGGAACAAGAAAGggctaacaaaaataaaagactgGTTCTTAAGTTAGCCAAGAAGGAAAAACGTCGAGACGACAATAAAGGCAGTCTGTACATAAATGAGACAGCAAGTAAACAGTTACGCTCTCATCTAGTATCCGATGTGCCTTTTCCATTTACATCTGTCGCTGAATACGAATCGAGTATACGAACAACAATTGGACGGAATTGTGTTCCAGAGACTGCTTTCCGTATGCTAACCCGACCAGCAGTTATAACACATAAAGGCCAGATAATTGAACCGATGAATAAAACAGAATTGACCAAACAACCACGACGGCTTAGGCATATTGTGGACAAAAGAATAGCGAGAATGGAGGAAGAAGAAACTGCACCAAAAACTGTTAAAACTAAACGAATAAACTAA